From a single Nematostella vectensis chromosome 3, jaNemVect1.1, whole genome shotgun sequence genomic region:
- the LOC116610394 gene encoding uncharacterized protein LOC116610394 isoform X2 encodes METRVGHILVFLALVLCCQARSNARLVKILSHSSTVLSPAATQLGMSSRALTIDSINQMKRGEREAAMESLNQAITTLAVLDVAGAGVVQNPFTALAVNYIAEKREFANIKKAINRYNTALYDGLIQGQPLNKEGLLSKVDDLRRQSVAQFQQSVENLPRNSKILKNLNNAAKWSKLGTALDAFGALFDVFAIGINAWGFDIARRDGNVAGMASAGIGMAAGLIGVGTFVAAMITGSAVLGPAGALAGAVLGLVATLIDIFSSNPSSEIESTIKTLKKLTDSCKKELGQTSRFMKPLSVKYGVGYESNPANMIDVKGMPDEPLLFQPGKGIGNRLLGAGKIRRLDLSTFSNAYWDAEGKADIGYDFYGKIIHKNERGVSVFVNTKFVAPSGTPLRGVSVQTFADGYQNHFVHDQVSIEDFENLKKGEKIIINTGNGNDVIAVNGLIGKFTADFGDVLDVITGTADNELTFGGISKRHSKIKGIYFNRITERAGFYHGGDRTLHEFGTVRGIVLVRGSPFNDHVVLHGEGFRVEQSHGRNTYEIDVTQANPDQDRVNHVIVDASNSPAKILVVHSGNVMEENFSYHNKTLTISMRRGDDPWTPVRVIRLGCKEEPYVDLVENGRITKKGLILSWMKKYQFDGQIYRFQFYNDRTGTRRDDVFEILAPRSGPTSSHTIDGGEGHDYIMITKDLLDVYSISPGSRTLHLKRRARDWVLEIRDTASSRIKHDVIIKNAEEICNEEYEPLIDLSSARGNEFDLASLNAEVTEVKNVAQAMFKRMLN; translated from the exons ATGGAGACTCGAGTTGGTCATATCTTGGTCTTTCTCGCGCTAGTTCTCTGTTGTCAAGCACGCTCTAATGCCAGACTGGTCAAGATCTTGTCCCATTCGTCAACAGTTCTGTCGCCCGCAGCAACTCAACTCGGGATGAGTTCCCGCGCACTGACTATCGACTCTATCAACCAAATGAAACGAG GAGAAAGGGAGGCAGCAATGGAAAGTCTTAATCAAGCAATCACAACCTTAGCCGTGTTAGATGTGGCTGGAGCAGGGGTGGTGCAGAATCCATTTACTGCCTTAGCTGTCAACTACATCGCCGAGAAAAGAGAGTTTGCCAACATCAAGAAAGCCATCAATAGATACAACACAGCTTTGTATGATGGTTTAATACAAGGGCAACCATTGAATAAGGAAGGACTGCTGAGCAAG GTCGACGACTTGAGACGGCAGTCAGTGGCGCAATTCCAGCAGTCTGTGGAAAATCTCCCAAGAAATAGCAAAATTCTCAAAAACCTCAATAACGCCGCAAAATGGAGCAAACTGGGAACAGCACTGGACGCGTTTGGCGCTCTCTTTGACGTTTTCGCCATCGGTATCAACGCATGGGGTTTTGATATCGCTCGAAGGGATGGTAATGTTGCCGGAATGGCGTCTGCTGGTATCGGAATGGCTGCAG GTCTGATCGGAGTAGGAACATTCGTGGCGGCTATGATTACTGGATCAGCTGTACTCGGGCCAGCTGGAGCTTTGGCTGGCGCAGTCCTCGGTCTTGTAGCGACTTTAATTGATATATTTTCTTCCAATCCGTCGTCGGAAATCGAAAGCACTATTAAAACACTTAAGAAACTTACAGATTCCTGTAAGAAGGAACTGGGCCAAACGTCCAGGTTCATGAAGCCTTTAAGTGTCAAATACGGTGTTGGGTACGAATCTAACCCTGCCAATATGATCGACGTAAAAGGGATGCCTGACGAACCACTCCTCTTTCAACCGGGCAAAGGTATCGGAAATCGTCTTCTGGGAGCCGGAAAAATCCGCCGGCTTGACCTTTCGACATTTTCCAATGCCTATTGGGATGCAGAGGGCAAGGCTGATATAGGGTACGATTTCTATGGCAAAATCATTCATAAAAATGAACGTGGTGTGTCTGTATTTGTAAACACCAAATTTGTCGCGCCCTCTGGAACCCCGCTTAGAGGAGTAAGCGTCCAAACATTCGCAGATGGATATCAGAATCATTTTGTGCACGACCAGGTCAGCATAGAAGACTTCGAGAATCTGAAGAAAGGAGAAAAGATAATTATCAACACTGGAAATGGAAATGACGTTATCGCAGTCAATGGTCTGATCGGCAAGTTCACGGCAGACTTCGGTGATGTCCTTGATGTCATCACAGGAACAGCCGATAATGAGCTGACGTTTGGCGGGATATCGAAGAGGCATTCCAAGATTAAAGGCATCTATTTCAACCGCATCACAGAGCGAGCAGGCTTCTACCACGGAGGAGACCGCACGCTACACGAGTTTGGTACCGTGAGAGGAATTGTACTCGTCCGAGGAAGTCCCTTTAATGATCATGTCGTTCTGCACGGAGAAGGGTTCAGGGTGGAGCAGTCGCATGGCAGAAATACCTACGAGATAGACGTGACACAAGCTAACCCTGACCAAGATCGTGTCAACCATGTGATCGTAGATGCCAGTAATTCTCCCGCTAAAATCCTAGTGGTGCACAGCGGTAATGTCATGGAGGAGAACTTCAGCTACCACAACAAG ACTCTGACGATTTCCATGAGGCGTGGTGATGACCCGTGGACTCCAGTTCGTGTCATCAGGCTGGGCTGCAAGGAAGAGCCGTATGTGGACCTCGTCGAAAATGGACGCATCACCAAAAAGGGCCTTATCCTCAGCTGGATGAAGAAGTACCAGTTTGACGGGCAGATATATAGATTCCAATTCTATAACGATCGCACCGGAACAAGGAGAGATGATGTCTTTGAGATTTTGGCCCCAAGGTCTGGTCCGACAAGCTCCCATACCATTGATGGTGGAGAAGGACACGACTACATCATGATCACTAAAGACCTTCTGGATGTTTACTCTATCTCACCAG GTTCAAGAACTCTGCATCTAAAACGTCGAGCGAGAGATTGGGTTCTAGAGATTCGTGATACGGCTTCCAGTCGCATAAAGCATGATGTCATTATCAAAAATGCAGAGGAGATCTGCAATGAGGAATACGAGCCTCTGATTGATTTGTCTTCTGCGCGAGGTAACGAGTTTGACCTTGCTTCACTCAATGCTGAGGTGACAGAAGTCAAGAATGTAGCGCAAGCTATGTTTAAAAGGATGCTTAACTGA
- the LOC116610394 gene encoding uncharacterized protein LOC116610394 isoform X1 has product METRVGHILVFLALVLCCQARSNARLVKILSHSSTVLSPAATQLGMSSRALTIDSINQMKRGEREAAMESLNQAITTLAVLDVAGAGVVQNPFTALAVNYIAEKREFANVKRAIHRYNTALYDGLSQGQPLNKKGLLSKVDDLRRQSVAQFQQSVENLPRNSKILKNLNNAAKWSKLGTALDAFGALFDVFAIGINAWGFDIARRDGNVAGMASAGIGIAAGVIGAGTFVLALYTGSAVLGPAGALAGAVLGLVATLIDIFSSNPSSEIESTIKTLKKLTDSCKKELGQTSRFMKPLSVKYGVGYESNPANMIDVKGMPDEPLLFQPGKGIGNRLLGAGKIRRLDLSAFSNAYWDAEGKADIGYDFYGKIIHKNERGVSVFLNTKFVAPSGTPLRGVSVQTFADGYQNHFVHDQVSIEDFENLKKGEKIIINTGYGNDVIAVNGLIGKFTADFGDVLDVTTGTADNELTFGGISKKHSKIKGIYFNRITERAGFYHGGDRTLHEFGTVRGIVLVRGSPFNDHVVLHGEGFRVEQSHGRNIYEIDVTQANPDQDRVNHVIVDASNSPAKILVVHSGNVMEENFSYHNKTLTISMRRGDDPWTPVRVIRLGCKEEPYVDLVENGRITKKGLILSWMKKYQFDGQIYRFQFYNDRTGTRRDDVFEILAPRSGPTSSHTIDGGEGHDYIMITKDLLDVYSISPGSRTLHLKHRARDWVLEIRDTASSRIKHDVIIKNAEEICNEEYEPLIDLSSARGNEFDLASLNAEVTEVKNVAQAMFKRMLN; this is encoded by the exons ATGGAGACTCGAGTTGGTCATATCTTGGTCTTTCTCGCGCTAGTTCTCTGTTGTCAAGCACGCTCTAATGCCAGACTGGTCAAGATCTTGTCCCATTCGTCAACAGTTCTGTCGCCCGCAGCAACTCAACTCGGGATGAGTTCCCGCGCACTGACTATCGACTCTATCAACCAAATGAAACGAG GAGAAAGGGAGGCAGCAATGGAAAGTCTTAATCAAGCAATCACAACCTTAGCCGTGTTAGATGTGGCTGGTGCAGGGGTGGTGCAGAATCCATTTACTGCCTTAGCTGTCAACTACATCGCCGAGAAAAGAGAGTTTGCCAACGTCAAGAGGGCCATCCATAGATACAACACAGCTTTGTATGATGGTTTATCACAAGGGCAACCATTGAATAAGAAAGGACTGCTGAGCAAG GTCGACGACTTGAGACGGCAGTCAGTGGCACAATTCCAGCAGTCCGTGGAAAATCTCCCAAGAAATAGCAAAATTCTCAAAAACCTCAATAACGCCGCAAAATGGAGCAAACTGGGAACAGCACTGGACGCGTTTGGCGCTCTCTTTGACGTTTTCGCCATCGGTATCAACGCATGGGGTTTTGATATCGCTCGAAGGGATGGTAATGTTGCCGGAATGGCGTCTGCTGGTATCGGAATCGCTGCAG GTGTGATCGGAGCAGGAACATTTGTGCTAGCTTTGTATACTGGATCAGCTGTACTCGGGCCAGCTGGAGCTTTGGCTGGCGCAGTCCTCGGTCTTGTAGCGACTTTAATTGATATATTTTCTTCCAATCCGTCGTCGGAAATCGAAAGCACTATTAAAACACTTAAGAAACTTACAGATTCCTGTAAGAAGGAACTGGGCCAAACGTCCAGGTTCATGAAGCCTTTAAGTGTCAAATACGGTGTTGGGTACGAATCTAACCCTGCCAATATGATCGACGTAAAAGGGATGCCTGACGAACCACTCCTCTTTCAACCGGGCAAAGGTATCGGAAATCGTCTTCTGGGAGCCGGAAAAATCCGCCGGCTTGACCTTTCGGCATTTTCCAATGCCTATTGGGATGCAGAGGGCAAGGCTGATATAGGGTACGATTTCTATGGCAAAATCATTCATAAAAATGAACGTGGTGTGTCTGTATTTTTAAACACCAAATTTGTCGCGCCCTCTGGAACCCCGCTTAGAGGAGTAAGCGTCCAAACATTCGCAGATGGATATCAGAATCATTTTGTGCACGACCAGGTCAGCATAGAAGACTTCGAGAATCTGAAGAAAGGAGAAAAGATAATTATCAACACTGGTTATGGAAATGACGTTATCGCAGTCAACGGTCTGATAGGCAAGTTCACGGCAGACTTCGGTGATGTCCTTGATGTCACCACAGGAACAGCCGATAATGAGCTGACGTTTGGCGGGATATCGAAGAAGCATTCCAAGATTAAAGGCATCTATTTCAACCGCATCACAGAGCGAGCAGGCTTCTACCACGGAGGAGACCGCACGCTACACGAGTTTGGTACCGTGAGAGGAATTGTACTCGTCCGTGGAAGTCCCTTTAATGATCATGTCGTTCTGCATGGAGAAGGGTTCAGGGTGGAGCAGTCGCATGGCAGAAATATCTACGAGATAGACGTGACACAAGCTAACCCTGACCAAGATCGTGTCAACCATGTGATCGTAGATGCCAGTAATTCTCCCGCTAAAATCCTAGTGGTGCACAGCGGTAATGTCATGGAGGAGAACTTCAGCTACCACAACAAG ACTCTGACGATTTCCATGAGGCGTGGTGATGACCCGTGGACTCCAGTTCGTGTCATCAGGCTGGGCTGCAAGGAAGAGCCGTATGTGGACCTCGTCGAAAATGGACGCATCACCAAAAAGGGCCTTATCCTCAGCTGGATGAAGAAGTACCAGTTTGACGGGCAGATATATAGATTCCAATTCTATAACGATCGCACCGGAACAAGGAGAGATGATGTCTTTGAGATTTTGGCCCCAAGGTCTGGTCCGACAAGCTCCCATACCATTGATGGTGGAGAAGGACACGACTACATCATGATCACTAAAGACCTTCTGGATGTTTACTCTATCTCACCAG GTTCAAGAACTCTGCATCTAAAACATCGAGCGAGAGATTGGGTTCTAGAGATTCGTGATACGGCTTCCAGTCGCATAAAGCATGATGTCATTATCAAAAATGCAGAGGAGATCTGCAATGAGGAATACGAGCCTCTGATTGATTTGTCTTCTGCGCGAGGTAACGAGTTTGACCTTGCTTCACTCAATGCTGAGGTGACAGAAGTCAAGAATGTAGCGCAAGCTATGTTTAAAAGGATGCTTAACTGA
- the LOC116610394 gene encoding uncharacterized protein LOC116610394 isoform X3, whose amino-acid sequence METRVGHILVFLALVLCCQARSNARLVKILSHSSTVLSPAATQLGMSSRALTIDSINQMKRGEREAAMESLNQAITTLAVLDVAGAGVVQNPFTALAVNYIAEKREFANVKRAIHRYNTALYDGLSQGQPLNKKGLLSKVDDLRRQSVAQFQQSVENLPRNSKILKNLNNAAKWSKLGTALDAFGALFDVFAIGINAWGFDIARRDGNVAGMASAGIGIAAGLIGVGTFVAAMITGSAVLGPAGALAGAVLGLVATLIDIFSSNPSSEIESTIKTLKKLTDSCKKELGQTSRFMKPLSVKYGVGYESNPANMIDVKGMPDEPLLFQPGKGIGNRLLGAGKIRRLDLSTFSNAYWDAEGKADIGYDFYGKIIHKNERGVSVFVNTKFVAPSGTPLRGVSVQTFADGYQNHFVHDQVSIEDFENLKKGEKIIINTGNGNDVIAVNGLIGKFTADFGDVLDVITGTADNELTFGGISKRHSKIKGIYFNRITERAGFYHGGDRTLHEFGTVRGIVLVRGSPFNDHVVLHGEGFRVEQSHGRNTYEIDVTQANPDQDRVNHVIVDASNSPAKILVVHSGNVMEENFSYHNKTLTISMRRGDDPWTPVRVIRLGCKEEPYVDLVENGRITKKGLILSWMKKYQFDGQIYRFQFYNDRTGTRRDDVFEILAPRSGPTSSHTIDGGEGHDYIMITKDLLDVYSISPGSRTLHLKRRARDWVLEIRDTASSRIKHDVIIKNAEEICNEEYEPLIDLSSARGNEFDLASLNAEVTEVKNVAQAMFKRMLN is encoded by the exons ATGGAGACTCGAGTTGGTCATATCTTGGTCTTTCTCGCGCTAGTTCTCTGTTGTCAAGCACGCTCTAATGCCAGACTGGTCAAGATCTTGTCCCATTCGTCAACAGTTCTGTCGCCCGCAGCAACTCAACTCGGGATGAGTTCCCGCGCACTGACTATCGACTCTATCAACCAAATGAAACGAG GAGAAAGGGAGGCAGCAATGGAAAGTCTTAATCAAGCAATCACAACCTTAGCCGTGTTAGATGTGGCTGGTGCAGGGGTGGTGCAGAATCCATTTACTGCCTTAGCTGTCAACTACATCGCCGAGAAAAGAGAGTTTGCCAACGTCAAGAGGGCCATCCATAGATACAACACAGCTTTGTATGATGGTTTATCACAAGGGCAACCATTGAATAAGAAAGGACTGCTGAGCAAG GTCGACGACTTGAGACGGCAGTCAGTGGCACAATTCCAGCAGTCCGTGGAAAATCTCCCAAGAAATAGCAAAATTCTCAAAAACCTCAATAACGCCGCAAAATGGAGCAAACTGGGAACAGCACTGGACGCGTTTGGCGCTCTCTTTGACGTTTTCGCCATCGGTATCAACGCATGGGGTTTTGATATCGCTCGAAGGGATGGTAATGTTGCCGGAATGGCGTCTGCTGGTATCGGAATCGCTGCAG GTCTGATCGGAGTAGGAACATTCGTGGCGGCTATGATTACTGGATCAGCTGTACTCGGGCCAGCTGGAGCTTTGGCTGGCGCAGTCCTCGGTCTTGTAGCGACTTTAATTGATATATTTTCTTCCAATCCGTCGTCGGAAATCGAAAGCACTATTAAAACACTTAAGAAACTTACAGATTCCTGTAAGAAGGAACTGGGCCAAACGTCCAGGTTCATGAAGCCTTTAAGTGTCAAATACGGTGTTGGGTACGAATCTAACCCTGCCAATATGATCGACGTAAAAGGGATGCCTGACGAACCACTCCTCTTTCAACCGGGCAAAGGTATCGGAAATCGTCTTCTGGGAGCCGGAAAAATCCGCCGGCTTGACCTTTCGACATTTTCCAATGCCTATTGGGATGCAGAGGGCAAGGCTGATATAGGGTACGATTTCTATGGCAAAATCATTCATAAAAATGAACGTGGTGTGTCTGTATTTGTAAACACCAAATTTGTCGCGCCCTCTGGAACCCCGCTTAGAGGAGTAAGCGTCCAAACATTCGCAGATGGATATCAGAATCATTTTGTGCACGACCAGGTCAGCATAGAAGACTTCGAGAATCTGAAGAAAGGAGAAAAGATAATTATCAACACTGGAAATGGAAATGACGTTATCGCAGTCAATGGTCTGATCGGCAAGTTCACGGCAGACTTCGGTGATGTCCTTGATGTCATCACAGGAACAGCCGATAATGAGCTGACGTTTGGCGGGATATCGAAGAGGCATTCCAAGATTAAAGGCATCTATTTCAACCGCATCACAGAGCGAGCAGGCTTCTACCACGGAGGAGACCGCACGCTACACGAGTTTGGTACCGTGAGAGGAATTGTACTCGTCCGAGGAAGTCCCTTTAATGATCATGTCGTTCTGCACGGAGAAGGGTTCAGGGTGGAGCAGTCGCATGGCAGAAATACCTACGAGATAGACGTGACACAAGCTAACCCTGACCAAGATCGTGTCAACCATGTGATCGTAGATGCCAGTAATTCTCCCGCTAAAATCCTAGTGGTGCACAGCGGTAATGTCATGGAGGAGAACTTCAGCTACCACAACAAG ACTCTGACGATTTCCATGAGGCGTGGTGATGACCCGTGGACTCCAGTTCGTGTCATCAGGCTGGGCTGCAAGGAAGAGCCGTATGTGGACCTCGTCGAAAATGGACGCATCACCAAAAAGGGCCTTATCCTCAGCTGGATGAAGAAGTACCAGTTTGACGGGCAGATATATAGATTCCAATTCTATAACGATCGCACCGGAACAAGGAGAGATGATGTCTTTGAGATTTTGGCCCCAAGGTCTGGTCCGACAAGCTCCCATACCATTGATGGTGGAGAAGGACACGACTACATCATGATCACTAAAGACCTTCTGGATGTTTACTCTATCTCACCAG GTTCAAGAACTCTGCATCTAAAACGTCGAGCGAGAGATTGGGTTCTAGAGATTCGTGATACGGCTTCCAGTCGCATAAAGCATGATGTCATTATCAAAAATGCAGAGGAGATCTGCAATGAGGAATACGAGCCTCTGATTGATTTGTCTTCTGCGCGAGGTAACGAGTTTGACCTTGCTTCACTCAATGCTGAGGTGACAGAAGTCAAGAATGTAGCGCAAGCTATGTTTAAAAGGATGCTTAACTGA
- the LOC5502960 gene encoding PHD finger protein 23A isoform X1 — MTTVATKDSRKQSFRGNMEFYSMPKKKRTLEDFNTFCSLILAYEARQEEIKRQKSPNSEDSVSSSTDSAYSETASSPTSSHGDHDERLLDDVDEEYESGDESWDKITCYCCKPFAGRPMIECSECLTWIHLSCAKIRRSNVPDTFICQKCRDAKHTIRRSNRVRTQSKTRGTDL; from the exons ATGACGACAGTCGCCACTAAGG ACTCGCGAAAGCAGTCTTTTCGAGGGAATATGGAG TTCTACTCCATGCCAAAGAAGAAACGGACTCTGGAGGACTTTAACACATTCTGTAGTCTAATTCTAGCCTACGAAGCCAGACAAGAG GAAATCAAACGCCAGAAGAGTCCGAATTCGGAAGACAGCGTTTCGTCGAGTACAGACTCGGCATACAGTGAAACTGCTTCTTCGCCAACTTCTAGTCACGGGGATCACGATGAACGACTGTTAGACGATGTGGACGAAGAATACGAATCTG GAGACGAATCTTGGGATAAAATAACATGTTATTGCTGTAAACCATTCGCAG GCCGCCCCATGATCGAATGTTCCGAATGCTTAACGTGGATTCACTTATCATGTGCGAAAATCCGTAGATCTAACGTTCCAGACACTTTCATTTGCCAGAAGTGCAGAGACGCAAAGCACACAATTCGAAGATCAAATCGCGTACGGACTCAATCTAAGACTCGCGGCACGGACCTATGA
- the LOC5502960 gene encoding PHD finger protein 13 isoform X2 codes for MEFYSMPKKKRTLEDFNTFCSLILAYEARQEEIKRQKSPNSEDSVSSSTDSAYSETASSPTSSHGDHDERLLDDVDEEYESGDESWDKITCYCCKPFAGRPMIECSECLTWIHLSCAKIRRSNVPDTFICQKCRDAKHTIRRSNRVRTQSKTRGTDL; via the exons ATGGAG TTCTACTCCATGCCAAAGAAGAAACGGACTCTGGAGGACTTTAACACATTCTGTAGTCTAATTCTAGCCTACGAAGCCAGACAAGAG GAAATCAAACGCCAGAAGAGTCCGAATTCGGAAGACAGCGTTTCGTCGAGTACAGACTCGGCATACAGTGAAACTGCTTCTTCGCCAACTTCTAGTCACGGGGATCACGATGAACGACTGTTAGACGATGTGGACGAAGAATACGAATCTG GAGACGAATCTTGGGATAAAATAACATGTTATTGCTGTAAACCATTCGCAG GCCGCCCCATGATCGAATGTTCCGAATGCTTAACGTGGATTCACTTATCATGTGCGAAAATCCGTAGATCTAACGTTCCAGACACTTTCATTTGCCAGAAGTGCAGAGACGCAAAGCACACAATTCGAAGATCAAATCGCGTACGGACTCAATCTAAGACTCGCGGCACGGACCTATGA
- the LOC5502954 gene encoding nucleoporin NUP35 produces MMDQGFSDHSFGYGRAMSCSPSSSPAQSHLPGYLLGGNSQSASPMSRNWSTPLQHSSPAIRNTPASSGASSGFSSPHKQLILTEKLQQNTTRGTPTIGRTPKDAIGAPPVEGLYDTRHASPAPVNFQCNQSQWAGDRSQIMSATPNRFPSYASGPGTPFQDSRQDTSVFSPSKMTLPPSPTQVDPFYTQGESLSSDDVLSQCWVTVFGFPPAATSYILQQFAQYGNIIRHEVVANKNWMHIQYQSKLQAKKALSKNGKVYSSNIMIGVMPCIEKSLMEDCGKENTMRHMETSKMDVSVKPATPSRLPIRPLTAAYQAASSNHQVVPQDGRTPQKNNNVISKAMEYMFGW; encoded by the exons ATGATGGATCAGG GCTTTAGCGATCATTCTTTCGGTTATGGCCGTGCGATGAGTTGTTCTCCCTCTTCAAGTCCTGCCCAAAGCCATCTTCCAGGATACCTTTTAGGCGGGAATTCTCAAAGCGCATCG CCCATGAGCAGAAATTGGTCAACACCATTGCAGCATAGCTCTCCTGCTATCCGAAATACTCCAGCATCTTCTGGGGCAAGCTCTGGTTTTTCGAGTCCTCACAAGCAACTTATTCTGACAGAGAAACTCCAACAAAACACTACCAG AGGAACACCCACAATAGGAAGGACCCCTAAAGATGCTATAGGTGCTCCACCTGTTGAAGGATTATACGACACAAGGCATGCATCTCCTGCACCTGTCAACTTTCAGTGTAACCAGTCTCAATGGGCTGGAGACAGATCTCAG ATAATGAGTGCAACACCAAACAGATTTCCAAGTTATGCATCAGGTCCAGGAACACCCTTCCAAGATTCCAGACAGGACACTAGCGTGTTTAGTCCTAGCAAAATGACATTACCGCCCTCTCCAACACAAGTTGATCCATTTTATACACAAGG GGAGAGTCTCTCTAGTGATGATGTTCTTTCCCAATGCTGGGTTACTGTATTCGG ATTTCCACCAGCTGCAACTTCCTATATTCTGCAACAGTTTGCACAGTATGGAAATATTATTCGGCATGAG GTTGTTGCGAATAAGAACTGGATGCACATACAGTATCAATCCAAACTTCAAGCTAAAAAG GCCTTGAGTAAAAATGGGAAAGTTTATAGCAGCAATATAATGATTGGAGTAATGCCGTGTATAGAGAAAAGTTTAATGGAAGACTGTGGGAAGGAAAATACAATGAGACACATGGAAACATCAAAAATGGATGTGTCAGTAAAACCTGCCACACCCTCTCGGCTTCCTATTCGACCTTTGACTGCTGCTTACCAAGCTGCCAGCAGCAACCACCAG GTTGTGCCTCAGGATGGTAGGACACCACAAAAGAACAACAATGTCATATCTAAAGCTATGGAGTATATGTTTGGCTGGTAG
- the LOC5502961 gene encoding 39S ribosomal protein L13, mitochondrial, with product MAFTNRASQSFKTHARLWYLIDGRDQICGRLAGYIGQILQGKTKPIYHHAEDVGDYVVVINTKHIVLSGTKWDNKLYRHHTGYPGGLKEILAKDLHRKDGTRILWRAVNGMLPKNNLRPTWMKRLYLFEDEHHPYAENIFAKLEAPASIPKRLHEYSPEEISNYPKLF from the coding sequence ATGGCGTTTACAAATCGTGCCTCGCAAAGCTTCAAAACACACGCAAGACTTTGGTACCTCATTGATGGGAGAGATCAAATTTGTGGCCGACTTGCTGGTTATATTGGCCAGATCCTTCAAGGGAAAACTAAGCCCATTTACCACCATGCAGAAGATGTAGGAGACTACGTAGTGGTTATTAATACGAAGCATATTGTGCTTTCTGGAACCAAGTGGGATAACAAGCTATACAGACatcacacagggtacccaggaGGTCTGAAAGAGATTCTTGCCAAGGACTTACACCGCAAAGATGGCACGAGAATTTTATGGAGAGCGGTAAACGGGATGCTCCCTAAAAACAACTTACGACCCACATGGATGAAAAGGCTGTATTTATTTGAGGATGAACACCACCCCTATGCGGAGAACATTTTTGCTAAATTGGAAGCCCCTGCTTCAATCCCCAAAAGATTGCACGAGTACAGCCCAGAGGAGATATCAAACTACCCCAAGCTGTTTTAG
- the LOC5502962 gene encoding glucose-induced degradation protein 8 homolog, whose product MSFAEEVNREEWMEKIGKLRFQRAEMNRLIMDYLVTEGYKEAAEKFRIESGTQPTAPLDSLDDRIKIREAVQKGDLEQAVSMTNKLNPDILDSNQQLYFHLQQQRLIELIREKDIEAAVEFAQGQFSEQGQESGRYLEELEQTMALLAFDNPEESPFGDLLHTSQRQKVASELNAAILEAEHKKTQPKLANVLKLLLWAQDELEGKKVKFPKMTEIASGTFEESR is encoded by the coding sequence ATGAGCTTCGCTGAGGAAGTGAATCGAGAGGAATGGATGGAGAAAATTGGCAAATTGAGATTTCAAAGAGCTGAAATGAACCGGCTTATAATGGATTATTTAGTCACTGAGGGCTATAAAGAAGCCGCGGAAAAGTTTAGAATCGAGTCCGGGACGCAACCTACTGCTCCCTTGGATAGCTTAGACGATAGAATAAAGATCCGTGAGGCAGTGCAAAAAGGCGACCTAGAGCAAGCGGTGTCTATGACGAACAAACTAAACCCTGATATCCTTGACTCAAACCAGCAACTCTACTTtcatcttcaacaacaacgcCTGATCGAACTGATCCGAGAGAAAGACATCGAGGCTGCGGTGGAGTTTGCCCAGGGTCAGTTCTCAGAACAAGGACAAGAATCGGGTCGTTATTTAGAGGAGCTAGAACAAACAATGGCCCTTCTAGCCTTTGACAACCCTGAGGAGTCCCCATTTGGTGATCTGCTACACACCTCACAAAGACAGAAAGTTGCTAGTGAGCTAAACGCCGCAATACTTGAAGCAGAGCATAAGAAGACACAGCCAAAGCTTGCAAATGTTCTAAAGTTACTGCTTTGGGCACAAGATGAGCTGGAGGGTAAGAAAGTCAAGTTTCCTAAAATGACTGAGATTGCCAGCGGAACTTTTGAAGAGTCAAGATGA